The following is a genomic window from Phaseolus vulgaris cultivar G19833 chromosome 6, P. vulgaris v2.0, whole genome shotgun sequence.
GTGATAACTTTGGTTGGTCCTCCAAATTGGACAAAAAGAGgtgataaaaacattttattattttgttttttaattagcATGTTTGCGGCACATGTTTTTTCTACgcatacaatttttttctttctatcatTAGATTTTTCAGTTATAAGGAAGTCTCTAATGCACATTTAAAAAGTATAActgaaagaaaaaatttatttaaattttagttaaatcTAATTTTAAGCAGTTTTGCCTaaattttcttctaaatttaGTTTAAAATGGAAGCAAATGAATGACTACATTAGCATTGGAGATACTTTTAAACAGCACCAACACTTAACGTGTTGAAGATTTTCCTAGAAATATGCAATTTAGCATGATTGTGTATAAAATGACTTTGGGACTATGTAGTATTAAACATTAAAGATTTTAACTAAACAACATTTAAAAGCATTCATTGATTCAATGGCAGTCacctataataatgaatttatttagGAAGAGTTAAAGCACAAGGTCAAAGTGACTAAGGTTGATTAATGAGAATAAATATAGATTTAGTAATCTTCAGAATGTTCCTTTACCAATGATCCATAACCAGTCAAGAACAGCTCCAACACATATGCCACTTAAAAGACACAAGACAAGCAAATTACCCAAAGCATTCTGCTCTGGACCCTGTAATGCAACACCACAAATTCCAAAGTTACACTTCTCAATGgctacaaaaataaatatatattttcatccATCTTTATTAACTAAAGAATTGAATAGTGATTAAGAAGATACTTAAATTCTTGGTGAGCAAATATAACTAAATCATTATATGCATTTGAAGTTCAAGTGCACACCCATTAGTTTGATATTTGAGAGTTGAGTTAGATGAACTTGCCTTGTAACCTCTTGGTGCCACAGTAAGAACACACACAGTGAGATAGCCATTGGTGAGTCCCAGAAAGGAGGTGAGAAAAATCATCCATCCTTGCGCACCATATTTTGCTGTAAAGTAGAATGCTGGAATCAGCAAGAATCGAGAAAAGACTGCTATTAGTAGACCCTTTCTTGATTCCAACTTCAGCCATGGCACAATGGGAATATATCTTGATATCAAATCCATTACATTATACATAGCTATCAAAACAACTGAGTACCTGCAAAGATAACCAGTGCCCAAATAAACTCATTTAACCTTTTGCTATCAGTTTCACCAGTCATCAAAAGTCATCAAATGCTTTTATTTTACAATTCTTTTCTTGGGGTTGGGAGAGTGTTAAGATAAAATCACCATGTCTGAGTCAtctatttattatgtttttctcTCTTCTACTGATTGGAGAGGAGTGGTGCTTCATCAAGTTATGTCAAAAAAGGCAATTGGATTAAATAAAACTAAGCACAAAGCAGTTACCATGTGCCTAAACCATGTGTTCCAGTATTTTCATACAAAAATCCAGGGAAGATTGCCAGTGTTActgcatatataaaaaatatatcaactGCATAATCAAGGTTCTcatgaaataatattttgttgcTCAACCGCTCTTGTTGCTTATCACCACCCTGCAAATGTTCCAAATTATTTTAGGAGATGATACAAAATTATTTCCACTAGAGTGAAGTATTTTTGTTTTAGCATAATTATATTACCTGATCTTTAGTCTCTGTACTAATTCCAGCAGCAGCAAGGTCAGCTGCAACAGTTTTTGATCCCTCTACCGCTGCTTTTGAACGGTAATATTTCACTATGGGCAATTTGGTGAAGTAGATTGCATACAGGAAGATACAAACTAACTCAATGAGTGAGGAAATTGCCAAGAATAGTACTGCAAAAATAAGAAACCATCTCtttattttaaagaaacaaCTTTTACTGCACTAAGAATCATCATCATGGCTGTTTGAAATATACATGACAAAATAATATTCTATCCAAATCAACCGATCAAACgtaatatatattaagaaatagACTTTTAAGTGTAACTTATAAAATTCGAGACTTAACGAAATTTGTTAATATCTAAATGATGTGAGATGTCCATGAATATAAGATACCAATATAGAAATGATCATTTGTAAAATAAGAATAACAACATACTTGCTCCCTTGCGAAGTCCATCATTAGATTTCTCGAAAGCTGCCTTGGTCACCATTCTCAGAACAGAAATCAGAGCCCCTGATGCTGCCAAACCAGCAAGGTAGGACTGCATAACAGTATGtattatttaagtaaaaaaaagataaaagaaccCCACCTCCAATATATAGGAACTGTAACTAAAAAGGTTATCACTGAAggatattgaataaattatatgAAAGACAAACCTGAATAAACTCAGGGCACATAAAATATAGCTCTCCTACCATGCCACCTTCGACCTGAGCATCTGCTATTCCAAAACAAGCAGCAAGCACACATATACCAATATAAGGTCCAATTCCACCTTTCCCTGATGTTGCTAGATCCACCTGTCACAATAGTTGAAGCTTGATGAGCCAAGGAAAATAAGTAACTGACTCAATACGGAAATTACACATATCAAACGCTGCAAATTATAGAAATGGAAATGGTGTACTTACAACAAGAACAAGGAAAATGCTAATAAAGAAAAGAGTGAATCCAGCCAAATTCCGCTTTCTAGTATTGATCTTGGACTCATAGTATGCCAGTATTATCATTGTTCCAATTGCAAATGGTTGATAGACCAAGGTAAGTACCCTTGCAGGATGATATTTCTTCAGAGTCCAACAAAAGATTCTTTAGAATGAATTATGTAACCCATATTTCAAGAAGTATCGGTCAATCACAGTTAGAAAATCTCCATTTCCCATCTTTTATAGGAGAAACATCTAATGttgggaaaaaaaaatattgtacaGTTATGTCAAGTCCTATCAGAAACTGAAAGCAACGTGAATTACTTACGGGAAACACTGTGTAATAGTAATCTGCTATAGTCAACATGCTGTTCCAGGAAACAAGGGACCCGATTCCAAGAATGAAACAAATTATCATTGCTTCATATTCTCCCTGCTTGCATTGAAAACAAACCGACAAGATAACAAATTCCATTCCAGAGAAATATTACAATTAAACATGTTAATTAGCAGTAAGTTCTTAGTGAAATTTGCAATTACCTGGGGTTTTTTTGGTGCTCCACAGTAATCACTGGCATCCATCCTTGAACAAGAAAGTACGTTTTGATTAATGCGTGAATAAAGTTctgtgattaaattagagagaCAGAACAAATATAGATTTTCAATACTATTGTCACAGTTGAAATCTTCAAGCACGAAGAACTTAAAATTTTATGGTTCACCCTATTATATGTAGATGCGTATTGTGCTCTATGCAGAGGTGTTGTGGGCTACACACTTCAATTGGTTAAGAAAATGTATGAAtaatgaacaacaccttcttcagtgATTGGTTTGATCCATTTCTTATCAGTGGCTTGCATGCATAGATTTAAAAGTCAAGAAGAGGAATAATTGATGAGAAATGAATAACATTAATGGGTGATTCACCAATCATTTGATGCCATAGAAGATGATTGCGATTTGATTAGAAAGATTGAACGCAAATACGATTTGCAGATTCAATTATTTGATGTTTCATTTGCATTCGGAACTGTATTTTGATGCGGTTGGAGATGAGTTTCTTGCACCCTTTCACTGAACAACCTCGTAACTAACGTGCCTAAGCCACATCTTCTTTCTTCAGCAATCACCGTGTTTTTCTTATAAACATGTCTCATTAATCCTAGATTTGTGTTCTACTGTCTCTCCttttcattacaagaaaaaaaaatacttattttgttatgcaatttttaattatttttattttattcaataatattttttaaaaaaccttAATCTTAATCCATGTTTGACTTTTGGTTAGATCAGTACGTAATGTGTACTTTTCATCTTACTAGAATAAcatcttaaaaatattataaaaagattaataaaatttattattgttattctttttaatattcTGAAGTTAATTTATTTCCTTTTATAAAGGACACAGGAGAAAGTATTAATAGATAATCATAACGATCCATCCTACACACGACTATAAAGTCCACCAGGATAATACATGGTCA
Proteins encoded in this region:
- the LOC137833186 gene encoding equilibrative nucleotide transporter 3-like, which gives rise to MDASDYCGAPKKPQGEYEAMIICFILGIGSLVSWNSMLTIADYYYTVFPKYHPARVLTLVYQPFAIGTMIILAYYESKINTRKRNLAGFTLFFISIFLVLVVDLATSGKGGIGPYIGICVLAACFGIADAQVEGGMVGELYFMCPEFIQSYLAGLAASGALISVLRMVTKAAFEKSNDGLRKGAILFLAISSLIELVCIFLYAIYFTKLPIVKYYRSKAAVEGSKTVAADLAAAGISTETKDQGGDKQQERLSNKILFHENLDYAVDIFFIYAVTLAIFPGFLYENTGTHGLGTWYSVVLIAMYNVMDLISRYIPIVPWLKLESRKGLLIAVFSRFLLIPAFYFTAKYGAQGWMIFLTSFLGLTNGYLTVCVLTVAPRGYKGPEQNALGNLLVLCLLSGICVGAVLDWLWIIGKGTF